A DNA window from Myxocyprinus asiaticus isolate MX2 ecotype Aquarium Trade chromosome 15, UBuf_Myxa_2, whole genome shotgun sequence contains the following coding sequences:
- the LOC127452673 gene encoding sodium-dependent neutral amino acid transporter B(0)AT1-like, with translation MKWNLKLPNPGLEDRILNHEELEKLEVEEAGDRPKWDNKAQYMLTCVGFCVGLGNVWRFPYLCQSHGGGAFMIPFLILLVFEGIPLLHLEFAIGQRLRKGSVGVWRTINPYMLGVGIASMSVSFLVSLYYNTIMAWVMWYFFNSFQEPLPWSQCPVNANRTGLISECERSSPVDYFWYRETLNSSPAIDETGGLQWWMILCLASAWALLYVCCIRGIETTGKAVYVTSTLPYVVLTIFLIRGLTLKGSVDGIKFLFTPDINELANPTTWLDAGAQVFYSFSLAFGGLISFSSYNSVHNNCEQDAVIISIINAFTSIYAATVIYSIIGFRATERFDDCLNGNILILLNTFELPEGNITESNYEAVFQSLNTTYPDIIGNLTLKACDLNSFLSEGVEGTGLAFIVFTEAITKMPLSPLWSVLFFIMLFCLGLSSMFGNIEGVLVPLQDLKVFPKSWPKEVLSGLVCLVCCLVGLIFVQGSGNYWLALFDSFAGSIPLLIIAFSEMFGVVYVYGIDRFNEDLKFMIGHKPNIFWQATWRVISPLIMLAIFIFYFSTTITKEIFYSAWDPESENFPTLEKKPYPSWIYVIIFFLAGIPSLAVPGTAIFRAIQDFCCRKDRGAPVQELNSISYKIHMQDEEQKTHKSEKADQNPHK, from the exons ATGAAGTGGAATCTGAAGTTGCCGAATCCAGGCCTGGAGGACAGGATTCTGAACCATGAGGAGCTGGAAAAGTTGGAGGTGGAGGAGGCAGGTGACAGGCCCAAGTGGGACAACAAAGCCCAGTATATGCTGACCTGCGTGGGCTTCTGTGTGGGACTGGGCAATGTCTGGCGCTTCCCCTACCTGTGCCAGAGCCATGGAGGAG GGGCATTCATGATTCCCTTCCTCATCCTTCTGGTTTTTGAGGGCATCCCTCTCCTCCATCTGGAGTTTGCCATTGGCCAGCGGCTAAGGAAAGGGAGTGTGGGAGTGTGGAGAACAATTAACCCCTACATGCTTGGTGTTG GTATTGCATCTATGTCTGTGTCCTTTCTGGTCAGTCTCTACTATAACACCATTATGGCCTGGGTCATGTGGTACTTCTTCAACTCCTTCCAGGAGCCATTGCCTTGGAGCCAGTGCCCCGTCAATGCCAACAGGACAG GACTCATTTCAGAGTGTGAGAGGAGCTCCCCTGTGGATTATTTCTGGTATAGAGAGACTCTGAACTCCTCTCCAGCCATAGATGAAACAGGGGGTCTGCAGTGGTGGATGATACTCTGTCTGGCCTCTGCCTGGGCTTTGCTGTATGTCTGCTGCATCCGTGGAATAGAAACGACTGGAAAG GCCGTTTATGTGACTTCCACATTGCCCTACGTAGTTCTTACCATCTTCCTGATCAGAGGACTGACTCTAAAAGGATCCGTTGATGGCATTAAGTTCCTCTTCACCCCAGAT ATAAATGAGTTAGCAAACCCCACCACATGGCTTGATGCAGGTGCACaagtgttttattcattttctctTGCCTTCGGGGGTCTGATCTCCTTCTCCAGCTATAACTCTGTACA cAATAATTGTGAGCAGGATGCAGTCATCATCTCCATCATCAATGCCTTTACCTCAATCTATGCTGCCACTGTCATCTATAGCATCATTGGCTTTAGAGCTACAGAGAGATTTGATGACTGTTTAAATGG AAACATCTTGATTCTTCTGAACACATTTGAACTGCCAGAGGGAAACATCACTGAGAGCAACTACGAAGCTGTTTTTCAGAGCCTTAACACCACATACCCTGACATCATCGGCAACCTCACCCTGAAGGCCTGTGATCTAAACAGCTTCCTCAGTGAG GGTGTGGAAGGAACAGGTCTGGCCTTCATTGTGTTCACTGAGGCCATCACTAAAATGCCTCTGTCTCCATTGTGGTCTGTCCTGTTCTTCATCATGCTCTTCTGCCTCGGCCTGTCCTCCATGTTTGGCAACATAGAGGGTGTTCTTGTTCCCCTGCAGGACCTGAAGGTCTTTCCTAAAAGCTGGCCCAAAGAGGTCCTTTCAG GACTGGTGTGTTTGGTGTgctgcctggttggactgatatTTGTGCAGGGCTCAGGGAACTACTGGCTAGCCCTGTTTGACAGCTTTGCTGGCTCAATCCCACTCCTCATCATAGCTTTCTCTGAGATGTTTGGAGTTGTGTACGTCTATGGGATTGACAG GTTCAATGAAGACCTGAAGTTCATGATTGGACACAAACCTAACATATTCTGGCAAGCCACATGGAGAGTCATTAGTCCCCTAATCATGTTAGCCATCTTCATCTTCTACTTTTCCACTACTATCACTAAGGAGATCTTTTACAGTGCCTGGGACCCTGAATCG GAAAATTTCCCAACCCTCGAGAAGAAACCTTATCCTTCATGGATCTATGTGATTATCTTTTTCTTGGCTGGGATCCCCAGTTTGGCTGTACCTGGAACAGCGATTTTTAGAGCCATACAAGACTTCTGCTGCAGAAAAGATCGTGGTGCTCCAGTTCAGGAACTCAATTCCATATCTTACAAAATTCATATGCAGGATGAAGAACAGAAGACCCACAAGTCAGAAAAGGCTGACCAAAACCCCCACAAATAA